The Gigantopelta aegis isolate Gae_Host chromosome 9, Gae_host_genome, whole genome shotgun sequence genomic sequence AGCATGATGACATTAAAGATACAGTTTACCACAAGAACATGGTGGAAGCCATACAGCCTGTTGTGAGAGCCGAAGTTGAAAAATACTTGGAGAATTTCACACAGGAACTTGACAACACGATAAGAAATGACTTAACTGATTATGATCTGCTGAACATGATCCCGCGCAGTGATCAGTCATACTCGGGGTCAAGTTCTGATGAGGATTTGAAAAGAAACAGGTTTGATGAAAGAAAACCAAACAGCAAGTCGAGTGAACTTTGGAAAGACTTTGACAAAATCCGCAACAAGATGAACAATGTTGGTGATGACATAGCATCCAAAGTAAGAAAAATGATCAAAAACATAACATTAACACAGTTGACAAGTACAAAagtaaataatgataatgaaacCAGCGAAAACAGTACAACGTTTGAGACTTCAGTTGTTGAAAATGTTACAGAAAAATGGACCTCGACGACAGATCAAAATTCTGCTGTTGAATATGTCACAGTCATGGATGTCATCAGTGCACAGGAAGATGGGGATAACACATCAACTGGTACAAATGCCCCAGAGGACAAGATGCTGACTGAGATGACTCAAATTCCAAATGCAAGAATTTCAAAGACTGATGCAGAAAGACAAGTTGACCATCTTAACTTAGAACAAAATGATCAGTCTGTAGATAATGCCATCCGTACAGACATTTTCTCTGAGGAAATAGAAAAACTGGTCAAAAATGAAGTCTCAAAGATGCTTCATGCACAAATGGATGAAGTTGAGAGTCTGatgaagaaacaaaaggaaTGGTTGGATGGCTCCATGGGCAGCCAGGACAAAGAATTGAAAAACTTGGCAGAAAGTCACTCAGTAGATCTCAAAGATGTGGAAGAAAAGGTTGATGGTTTGAAGCTGGAGGTATCATCAATTACACAGAGTATGCAAGACTTCTTCAGCATGGCCGAAGTGATACATGGATTACAAAGAACTGTcgatgaaataaaaacaaacatgagcTCATCAGAAGTCATGAATAATGAATTCATTATGGAAAAGGTGGATGAACATAGCAAAATACTCAGAAAATTGGATCAGCTGTATAGAATATTACAGCAAACAGTTCAACACTATCGCAATGAAAGTAAAATTGACTATTTTAAAATCAAGGAAAAATTAACAGAGGCATCAGAGCAGTTTCaacaaaagacagaaagaaTGTTCCAGAATGTGTCATTAAAATTCAACCAGAAAATGCAAGACTACAACACGCGGCTCCAGAGTCGACTGCAACTAATTAATGCCACAATTCGTAACCTGGACGACAATTATGTCATCCTCAATCTCGACCACACCGACCTTGAGAGGCGGGTAAAAagcaaaaatagtaaaatatcacAGGATGTTGAGTCGCTGAAGACAAAGGTAGACAGACTTCAACAGCAGAATTCAAGATGGAAGCAAATACACAAAACACTAGCGAACGACAATCACAAACTGGAGTTGAAGAACAATGAGACCACACTCTTACTGACAAGCATACAGCTTGAAATGAAACTCAGTTCCACGGATTCGTGGGTGGAATACAACTTTTTATATGACACCACTCAGACGGACTGCTTTGGCAAACAGTACATAAAGAAAACTCACTACAGAGTGGGTAGAATAGTGGGTGTGGTGTTGTGTACCAATGCACGCTACAAGATTCTGCTTGCAAAGAGCATTGATGAAAAATTCTTAAATATTGGAGATTCTAGTGGTCTAGGAGAAGACCACTGTGAGTTTATTGGAGCAGTAGTATCAACGTCAATAACCGTTAGTCCACCAGGAATGTTCATGAAAAGCGTTGAAGGTAATGTATATTtagttatacagtgaaacctgtctaaaccagatcacaCTAGTGACTAATTCTGTCCGATTTAGACAAGATCTGATGTTTAGATGGTAACGATTTAGAACTTTAAAAATTTGGGACAATGAAACTTGGCTTGTTTTGACAGGATTTCGGTGTGTTCAGGGTTTGGTTTAGGCAGGTTTCACTGAATCTACCTTAAGACTTAAAGGAACTATACAGAGTTTTCagccattttaacatatttccaaataataaatcctttttaacaactatttaaagttacacattaaatacagtttattgtttagaatatcagtttctgtatatctAATTTCTTTATGATCGCCCTGATGTTTGTATcagcttaaatttcattttacttcctaatataATTCTTTTCAGAGGTATATTACAGTTTGGGCTGCTTCAAACATTAGGGTAACaagaaatacattatatatacagacaccaaCATTTAATACAGGAAAATGTATTTcctgtgtaattttagttgttgaAACTGCTCTCGTAGtcaaaaacatgttacaatggcagtacAATCAGAACAGTCCCTTCAACTTAactgaataattaaataaactgaaACAATTAAGTTTCGTATGCCATCGTAAATtaagtaaaaattacaaaacaaattatcagTACACCAAATTCTcaagaaataaattatactaCTATCAGACATGTTGTATTTCAAATTTAACCATTTTAGTGTtataatgaaatgtttaatataaagcTATCCCTGACCACCCCAATTTACAtatactcttttaaaaaaaaaagtaagggaATATAGGAAGTAACAACCAATTAAAGAAGTATCAAGAGGTATCATTGTCTAGGAATAGATGCATGATAATAAAGAAGGTattgggaagaaatgacaaCCAACATTTCATGTTGGCAGCAGACTGTATGGCGGCAAATGACCTTGAAACAAGATAGGGACGACATGTGAAGTAATACCCCAACGATTTGTCAAACATTCGTTTATTCAATGTAACATGCTACATATCAATATCCCAATGATGTTTTGAGGAAGTCTATCccactcctcttgcagcgcctgGCCAAGTTCAGCTAAAGTAGCCAGTGGCCATTGATATCGCTGTACAGGTCTCCCGATCATGTCCCAGACGTGCTCCATGGGGGAAAGGTCAgggctcattgctggccatggcattCTGTAACATTTGGCTGCTGAAGGTAGTCATTAACAATATGTGCATGGTGGCCAAAGCATTGTCAGCTTGAAACAGACCATCGATGATTCCCCCCAGTTTCAAAACTGGGTACGCCATTGGCACCTGTTTACCATGTGGCGATTCGTTAGTGTCACATCACGTGGTCGCCGAGCATGCAGATAGCTGCATGTAGATGATTTCTAATCATCTGACCCGTCACTCGGACCCCAGTAGCCTGGTGTAACTGTGCAGCGATTTGAGTTGCTGTTTGAGCTTGATTTCATAGAACCTGGGTTCTGATAAATCAATCCTGGACTCATGTGGTTGACCTGGGATGCCCTGAATGGGGTCGATCATAAACATTTTGTGTCTGCTGGTATCCGTTCCATAGTCTGCAGATCACAGATAGCGAAACATAGAACATATTGGCTACATCAGGCTGAATTCTACCAGTTTGAAGCATGCCAATAGTCCAAAAGCATTCTTCATGTTGTAGATGCTGCATCACTAATTCAAAGACAATCAATGCATAACATCCAAAGAACAAAGGTTAATGATCATGAGATTTAGCAAAACTAACAGTAGTTATCACTCTAAGAGATTTATCAAGTGACAATATCACGAATTACTCCCTACCCATGTGTACGGGACTACTGCGTGTTGCATGTGCACATTTGTGGCTGTGTTTGGATGTTAGGTTGTGTAGCCATGAACATTCTTTCCTAGGCAGTCATTTTTGAAAGCTGATCTCTGTTTCAATAATTGGTAATggcatttacattttaaattcccctacttttttttaagagtatatataaacactaaACAATACTCAATAGAATTACTTGAATTCAAATTGTCATAtggttaaattttaattttaattgccagtattttacaaattaatgttaaacTTGTATTTATGTACTTTTGCAAGACTAACCATTATATGTATTCAAGGCCACAATATCGAGAATGAGTTTCTACAAATGTTGAATACCATATATATGCATGTTCTGCATCTAGCAGAGACTTTCAGTTATATGCAATTATTGTAATGTCTTCTTGCAGGGTTTGTACGAGATAACTGGGGACAGGAGCCAAAACCAACACTTCTAAACTTCTTGCGACCTTCACCATCTTGGTACGAGTGTGGAATGAGCATACCTTGAACATAACGATAAATACTTGCATCCAATGTTTGATGCAGACAGCTCTATTCAAGGTGACGCAGCAATAACAATTTACAATGTGTTGTCAAAGAATTCAGTCTCTGTGTGGGTTAACGACATCCGAACTATCCATAAGAGAAACAGTTCAAGTTACACTAAAAGGAGTGTATACTTTACCATACCCAATATAGTTTAGGTAACAAGTTAAAGTTGTGCCAATATGATAAAGATTATACCATGTTCAGGGCATCAGCTGTTGTTCCTCAAAtcaaaaagtttaaaagtttgttttgtttaatgacaccactagagcacatttgattaattaatgatctgctactggatgacaaacatttgctaattctgacacatggtcTTCAGAGTAAATTCACTGTATTTTTTtcatagcagcaagggatgttttatatgcaccataccagacaggatagcacattacacagcctttgatacactatttgtggtgcactggcaagaatgagaaatagtccatatgggaccactgacagggattgatcctagaccaaatGTGTATCAGgcaatcgctttaccactgggtggTCTTTCGAGAAAACCCACAACatgttttgcattagtagcaaaggatcttttatttgaactTTCCAAAAGACATACCACAacctgatataccagttgtagggcaTTGGTTGTGatgaggtaaaaaaaaaaaacccatcagagaatgggtccactgagggagTTCGTTTCTACGACCCAAACACCTTTTGAGAGTTTCAAATCGTCAAatccaaattaaagtaaaatctggtaaatattaatttgccaaaacaattatttcgaaaaaaaaaaaaaaaaaaaaatccttaaaGGCGCTAAATTTGGTTATATTTAACTAAATGTTGAATCAATTTtgctagatttaaaaaaaaaaatttgctaaTATTTTGGATCTTAAACCCTGCATAAGTTTGGAATGAACGTGAACTATTTTCATTCTGCTCATTAAGTTGAGAAACACATATTACAACATATTCAAAACTGTAAAAGTACTGAGAAagggaaaaacaaaacaaacaataacagaaTGGTGGGAAACAGTGAAACAATGTTATTCAAGTGAACAaagatacattaaaaaaaaaaaaaaaaaaaaaaagtgactaATTAaggtattatatttaaaatttaaaataatttgttttagtacatGTTCATTTGGCAGCAACCCATGCCTAACATCTGATAGCCGAAGCTTCCAGACATTATGTGATCACTACAACTGATATCTAACTGTTGTGGACAGGTGTGATGACAGGAGGAGGACATCAGAAGCATAGGGTTTTATGTTATAATATTCAAGAATGAGTTTGTGGAAATAAGACTGACTTTTGAAGACTTTAGCAATGCCACAGAGAATGATGAATTGTGTGTGAATCAGTGTCCTAGTTGATGAAATACAACAGTGCTGATACGATAACAAGCATGTTCAGAACCTCTAGAGGGTACACTCTAGCTGAATATAAAGTACTGGTACTGGTGAAACAGCCACCTGTATAATTAAGAAGGCTATTTGACTATTCTGCCAATTCATCTAATAAAGTACAAACAATcctgggcccatgcttataaaactttttaagtCCAGACTCAAACtcaaatgacatcacatgcatgcaatttgtatcgTGTTGCCATGACATTACTATCTCAGACTCCATTATAGTCTCAAgactctaaacattttataagcaccaggcctgtaCTAATTTGTAGTCAGTTGTTTTAAGAGGCCTTCTTACTATTCTTCCAAATTATTAAGACAGTACCAGTAAAATGACTGTCTTATGAGTCCTTGTTTGATATTCTGTTCTAAAGGTGATGCCACATGATACAAGTGCCCCATACAAGAATAGCCATGAGAATAACCAATTGCATAGTAATTGATGAAATTGTAATATTTGTCTTGTCAATCAGCTATTCCTTTGGCTAATATTCTCATACGAGGCCCTCGTATCATGTTCATTGCCTTAAAAGTTAGCAAAGATCTGAATGTAAATGTATTGTGTGGTGGTGTATAAAAATACAatcttatatataatatgtccAGTATTAAACAGATTACAAAGGGAAGCATGAAGTCTATCTGGATGATTAATCATTGATTCAGGTgtggatttttttctttcttttaacaatgaaagcgccccccccccccctcccccccccctgaaaaaaacaacaacctataAAGTGTTTTAACAGGTGGTTGATGCAAGGCAGTAAAACCAAGGCAAAGAGAGTTAGAAATAACAGAATTAATAGCTGCCAACAAGtgcaataaaatttgaaaaagtGACGAaaaaaactgaaacaaaaaaccccaaccactGGTGATTATAAGAAAAGCTTATCAATAAAAGATAAAAGTAGCAGGGACACACAGAGCTATAAGCAACATGTCAAGATGCCAAGAATGATAGCCAGTAATTGAACACATACTGGGTAAACTCAAACATGTACAGGAGATTTATTAGAGGTTTTACAAGTCTGTATGCTGTGAAGTGACAGCTTCATTGTTTATAAGACACCTTCCCAGAGCTGTTAACACTTCCAGCTACCAGTACTGGTACAGAAGAgacaacagaaaaaaacccctctACAAATCAGTATATGAAACACTAGCACCCACCAATATGCTGTCAAACAGGCCAGTAGGAacttggggggaggggaggaggagCAGTGCGAAAATCTATTCTCAGGCTTTCtgccaaaaaataatttgagtgtacgtaataaaaactaaacagaTCATAACTGCATCTACTATGTTGTTATGAGTttaaaatcttttgaaattggacactgcatttcatgtactttgacaaattttaaaaagcagttctattactataatctttctaaaaattataaaaatgtatccattaatttccgtGATTTTAGGGTACACAATCTgacccttcgtaccctctggcagaagccctgactatgtaaataaaaataaaagtatgccTTGTGCCGACGACTTAGATTGTGCCCCTACCCACTCCACTAGAGATTATGCCCCCACCCACTCTAGATATTGTTCCATCAGGTCTGTGTCAAATACTTGACTGATAAAACTAATGGTAAAGGCATGTGATAAAGCAAAATGTGTACTaactaattaatatatgtatgtaaagttaacctaactttaaaaatgttaacaaaTAAACTCACCCAACCAATTGGGCTATAGCatgctacatgttttttttatgtttaatatagtcacttatatttttgttggtCCACATATAAAGAAGGATTTTAGTAATAAATTCTGTTTACTTATTCCTAGTTAATATTGTTGGTGGCACAagctttaattttattattctttaatGAAGGCAATATGTCTTTACAACCTTAAGTCAGACATCTGTgtacatgtttataaatatttttactagaGTACTATAAAAGCTGCATGATGGCATCTCCATCTTATAATATTGCTTCCagatgcaaaatacaaacacaactattttaataaaactgcCGTTTTCACTATCAACATTTATCTGGTCAATTGCCTTGATATAACAAACATGTTGTCTGCCATGTTCTGTAATACCCTGTTAAGGCGATGCCATACAATATGAGTA encodes the following:
- the LOC121380575 gene encoding uncharacterized protein LOC121380575, with amino-acid sequence MEFRYGIVFYTLVLLFNVKHLSLAMSAPVINKEENCVLSFIVPRDKMKSSCDMDVKVKRHLNSMETKLHIYKQQVVDLQNQLDKERQLNYNKLQALENKINAFDAKENYHILQEKLENLEVKLYKGPGLMIKNGDSWKANGKHDDIKDTVYHKNMVEAIQPVVRAEVEKYLENFTQELDNTIRNDLTDYDLLNMIPRSDQSYSGSSSDEDLKRNRFDERKPNSKSSELWKDFDKIRNKMNNVGDDIASKVRKMIKNITLTQLTSTKVNNDNETSENSTTFETSVVENVTEKWTSTTDQNSAVEYVTVMDVISAQEDGDNTSTGTNAPEDKMLTEMTQIPNARISKTDAERQVDHLNLEQNDQSVDNAIRTDIFSEEIEKLVKNEVSKMLHAQMDEVESLMKKQKEWLDGSMGSQDKELKNLAESHSVDLKDVEEKVDGLKLEVSSITQSMQDFFSMAEVIHGLQRTVDEIKTNMSSSEVMNNEFIMEKVDEHSKILRKLDQLYRILQQTVQHYRNESKIDYFKIKEKLTEASEQFQQKTERMFQNVSLKFNQKMQDYNTRLQSRLQLINATIRNLDDNYVILNLDHTDLERRVKSKNSKISQDVESLKTKVDRLQQQNSRWKQIHKTLANDNHKLELKNNETTLLLTSIQLEMKLSSTDSWVEYNFLYDTTQTDCFGKQYIKKTHYRVGRIVGVVLCTNARYKILLAKSIDEKFLNIGDSSGLGEDHCEFIGAVVSTSITVSPPGMFMKSVEGFVRDNWGQEPKPTLLNFLRPSPSWYECGMSIP